The Streptomyces sp. V4I8 genome includes the window TCCGGTCTGGGCCTCGTTGATCTACTCGGTCCTGATCATCATCGTGTTCCGTACCCTGGCGGTACGGAAGTATCGCTCGGCGACGGCATGACGAAAGCCCCCGGCGCCAGGTGGGCGCCGGGGGCTCGTCAGGGACAGGTCGTCGGCCGGGACCGGCCGCCGCGCGGTCCGGGTCAGCCGTTGTAGGGCTCGGCCTTGAGGATCTTCACCGAGGCCGTCTTGCCGTTCGGCAGCTCGTACTCGGCGTCCTCGCCGACCTTGTGGCCGATCACGCCGGAGCCCAGCGGGGACTGCGGCGAGTACGTCTCGACGTCGGAGCTCGCGTACTCGCGCGAGGCGAGCAGGAAGGTCATCGTGTCGTCCTCGTCACCGTCGAAGGCGATCGTCACGACCATGCCGGGCGCCACCGCGCCGTCCGCCGACGCCGGCGCCTCGCCGACCTTGGCGTTCTCCAGGAGCTGGGTCAGCTGGCGCACTCGGAGCTCCTGCTTGCCCTGCTCCTCCTTGGCCGCGTGGTACCCGCCGTTCTCGCGCAGGTCGCCCTCCTCGCGCGCGGCCGCGATCTTGGCGGCGATCTCCGTGCGCGCAGGACCAGACAGGTACTCCAGCTCGGCCTTGAGCTGGTTGTACGCCTCCTGGGTCAGCCAGGTGACGTTCTCGCTGGTCTGGGTCACAGGTGCTCCTCGTAGGTACTGGGAATACAAAGCATCGCCCTACCCAGAAGGATGTTCCTTCACGGATGGGCGAAACCACGAGCCTAACAATTCAATGGCCGAAGGGGGAGGACATAAGCCATCAGAATCACGTCAACGCAGGTCAGCGCCTACGTAATCCGGACACGACCGGTCCGGGTCGACCAGGGTCGGTCGATTTCGGTCGACATGATCAGTCGTGCGGTCAGTCGCGTGATCGGTCGGCGTGATCGGTCGGCTTGATCGGCCGGTGCGATCAGTCCGCGTGGCAGCCGAGCAGCTCGGCCGTCGTTCCCTGGGACGTCGTACGCAGCGTGACGACCTTGTCGATCCGCGTGGCGTCGCCGTCGAAGCGGAAGTCGGCCCGGCCGACCTCGGCGCCGCTCTCCGCCTGGGAGCGCAGCGTGCAGTAGCCGGAGGCGCCGGCGTCCTTGCGGACCTCCAGATGCACCTTCACCGAGTCCTTGCCGGCGTTGAACTCGATGACCTCGGCGCTGATCTTGTTCTGGCCGACGTAGTGATAGGCGAAGTAGCCGATCAGCGCCAGCAGTACCGCCCCGAGGACCGCGCCGACGACCTTGAGCGTGCGGTCGGCGCGCTCGTCCGAGGAGCGGCCGTAGCGGCTCTCGGGCAGTCGCGTGCTCGCCGTACTCATGATCGTCCTCTCGGCCGGGGCGGGACGGATGTCCCGAAACGGGGCCTCCGGGCCGTACCCCGGAATTATCCGGCCCCCGATTCGGTCACTATAGAAGCCGCCGTTCGCCCTCGAAGACACCGGGGCGCCGACTTACGAGGATTGAGTCTTGACTGACCAGCTGCGACTGATGGCCGTTCACGCCCACCCCGACGACGAGTCGAGCAAGGGCGCGGCCACCATGGCGAAGTACGTGTCCGAGGGGGTGGACGTGCTGGTCGTGACCTGCACGGGCGGGGAGCGCGGCTCCATCCTCAATCCGAAGCTCCAGGGCGACAAGTACATCGAGGAGCACATCCACGAGGTACGCAAGAAGGAGATGGACGAGGCCCGCGAGATCCTCGGGGTCAAGCAGGAGTGGCTCGGCTTCGTCGACTCCGGCCTGCCCGAGGGCGACCCGCTGCCCCCGCTTCCCGAGGGCTGCTTCGCCCTGGAGGACGTCGACAAGGCGGCCGGTGAGCTGGTGAAGCAGATCCGCTCCTTCCGTCCCCAGGTGATCACCACCTACGACGAGAACGGCGGCTACCCGCACCCCGACCACATCATGACCCACAAGATCTCGATGGTGGCGTTCGAGGGCGCGGCGGACACCGAGAAGTACCCGGAGGCGGAGTACGGCCCCGCGTACCAGCCGCGGAAGCTCTACTACAACCAGGGCTTCAACCGCCCCCGCACCGAGGCGCTGCACCAGGCCATGCTCGACCGCGGCCTGGAGTCGCCCTACGGGGACTGGCTCAAGCGCTGGGACGAGTTCGGTATGAAGCAGCGCACGCTGACGACGCACGTCCCGTGCGGCGACTTCTATGAGA containing:
- the greA gene encoding transcription elongation factor GreA yields the protein MTQTSENVTWLTQEAYNQLKAELEYLSGPARTEIAAKIAAAREEGDLRENGGYHAAKEEQGKQELRVRQLTQLLENAKVGEAPASADGAVAPGMVVTIAFDGDEDDTMTFLLASREYASSDVETYSPQSPLGSGVIGHKVGEDAEYELPNGKTASVKILKAEPYNG
- a CDS encoding DUF4307 domain-containing protein, producing MSTASTRLPESRYGRSSDERADRTLKVVGAVLGAVLLALIGYFAYHYVGQNKISAEVIEFNAGKDSVKVHLEVRKDAGASGYCTLRSQAESGAEVGRADFRFDGDATRIDKVVTLRTTSQGTTAELLGCHAD
- the mca gene encoding mycothiol conjugate amidase Mca encodes the protein MAVHAHPDDESSKGAATMAKYVSEGVDVLVVTCTGGERGSILNPKLQGDKYIEEHIHEVRKKEMDEAREILGVKQEWLGFVDSGLPEGDPLPPLPEGCFALEDVDKAAGELVKQIRSFRPQVITTYDENGGYPHPDHIMTHKISMVAFEGAADTEKYPEAEYGPAYQPRKLYYNQGFNRPRTEALHQAMLDRGLESPYGDWLKRWDEFGMKQRTLTTHVPCGDFYEIRDKALIAHATQIDPDGGWFRVPLELQKEVWPTEEYELAKSLVDTSLPEDDLFAGIRDNA